The DNA window GGCGTACCCATAACGCTCGCGCAGGCCAAGTGCGCCGGCGATCTCGACGAAGAACAGCCCACCCTCGGCATGCTCTTCCAGCGCCGACTCCAGTTGCTGCAGGACGTAGGCCCGGGTGTGCAGGCCGGTATCGGGATTGAGATCCTGGGATTGGGTGACGGCCACGGCCGCCGGCGCTGCGGTGATCAGCTGGGCCGGGACGCGCTGGCGCATGCGCCGGATGCGGTTGGAGACCGCCGCGATCAGATGGCGTGGGCGGATCGGCTTGGTCAGGAAATCGTCGGCGCCGCTGTCCAGGGCGTCGTACTGGCGCTCCGGATCCGGGTCGCCGGTCAGGAACACAATGGGCAGGTCCAGGTATTCCTGACGCTCACGGATGGCCACGGTCAGGGCCATGCCGTCGCGGCCGGGCATGTGCAGATCCATCAGCAACAGATCCGGCACGAAGCGCTGGATGCTGTCGATGACCTTTTCCGCATCCATTTCCACCTCGGCCAGCATGCCCGCGCCATGCAATACGCTTTGCGCGAACAGGGCCTGCGGGCGATCGTCCTCCACGATCAGCACGCGGTACGGAGATTCTACCTGGCCGGTGGAAGCCGAGCCGGCTGGCGCGGGCGGCGCGCCAGGAGCACCGGCATCGGACGCGGCTGGCGCATCGTCGGCCGGCTCCGAGGATGCCTGCATGGTCGGTACATCGACATCGTCGGTCCAACGTCGCCAATAGTGCGGCGGCGGAATCTCCGCGCGCACCAGCGAGGGGGCGGCAGCGGAGAACGATGGGGCGGGCGATGGCGTTGCGGACATCGTGCTTCCTGGAAGACTGAGGCTGCATTATGCGACGGACCGCACCTGACGCTGTCAAGAACGCATTCAGGGGGGCGAGGCTGCCATGCGGGGACCGGGGCGCAGACGGCGCCAGACTGCGCGGGCGATCCACACCAGCAGACAGCCCACCGACACGCTCAGGATCACGACGACGGCCAGCGCCAGCCAGGGATGCAGCAGGGCCAGGGCCAGGCCGCCGGTGACCATGGCGTCTTCGGTCAGCGAGGCGGTCCAGTTGCTGACCGGTTCGGGCGAGGTGTTGAGCAGCGCGCGCGTTCCTGATTTCAGGACGTGGCTGGTGAGCGCCACGCCCGCGCCCGCCGCCAGCGCGCCAGTCCCCAACTGACCATCCGGTGACAGCGTGGCCGCGGCCAGGAAAGCGCCGGCCGGGACGCGGGCCAGGGTCTGCAGCAGGTCCCAGATCGAATCCACGCCGGGGATCTTGTCGGCGAAGAACTCCGTCAGCGCCAGGGCCCCGGACGTCCCCAGCACCCACCACGACTCGGTGGGCTGCAGGGCAGGGGGCAGATCCACCCAGCCCAGCAAGCCCGCCAGGCCGATGCCGAAGACGGTGAGATACACGCGAATGCCCGCCATCCAGGCCAGCAGGATCCCGATCACGAACAGGTGGGCTTCGGTCATGGCGCCAGATCCCCTAGACTTGGGTCGTGACGGGGGCGT is part of the Pseudoxanthomonas sp. JBR18 genome and encodes:
- a CDS encoding DUF4126 domain-containing protein, whose protein sequence is MTEAHLFVIGILLAWMAGIRVYLTVFGIGLAGLLGWVDLPPALQPTESWWVLGTSGALALTEFFADKIPGVDSIWDLLQTLARVPAGAFLAAATLSPDGQLGTGALAAGAGVALTSHVLKSGTRALLNTSPEPVSNWTASLTEDAMVTGGLALALLHPWLALAVVVILSVSVGCLLVWIARAVWRRLRPGPRMAASPP